From a region of the Methanomassiliicoccales archaeon genome:
- a CDS encoding anaerobic ribonucleoside-triphosphate reductase activating protein — MKIVGFSKTSLIDWDGCVASTVYLPGCNFRCPACHNRDLVIDPDSLEEIPTQEIESYLRANGDFIDGVVITGGEPTIHRDLREVITWLRSLGMRIKLDTNGSRPEVIEELLEDELLDFIAMDIKAPLNDKYEDVCGTTVPLEKIKRSISLIMESGIDYEFRTTVVPIFLNENDIESIAAFIGGAKKYALQQFRPKNTIDERLTALNPYPAEKIRKMAEVAKSYVKRVVIRGEV; from the coding sequence ATGAAAATTGTAGGGTTTTCCAAAACATCATTGATCGACTGGGACGGATGCGTCGCCTCGACTGTCTATCTTCCAGGGTGTAATTTTCGCTGTCCCGCCTGTCACAACAGGGACCTTGTCATCGACCCCGACAGCCTCGAAGAGATTCCGACCCAGGAGATAGAATCATACCTCAGGGCAAATGGGGATTTTATCGACGGTGTCGTCATCACTGGCGGTGAGCCAACGATCCACAGGGACTTGAGAGAAGTGATCACATGGCTCCGCAGCCTGGGAATGAGGATCAAACTCGACACCAACGGGAGCCGCCCTGAGGTGATCGAGGAGTTGCTGGAAGACGAACTCCTTGATTTCATTGCAATGGATATCAAAGCCCCGCTCAACGACAAATACGAGGACGTCTGTGGGACAACAGTACCGCTCGAAAAGATAAAGAGATCGATCTCCTTGATTATGGAATCTGGGATCGACTACGAGTTCAGGACGACCGTTGTGCCAATTTTCCTTAATGAGAACGATATTGAATCGATCGCGGCGTTCATCGGCGGAGCGAAAAAATACGCACTCCAGCAATTCCGACCGAAGAATACGATTGATGAACGGTTGACGGCCCTTAATCCATATCCTGCAGAGAAGATTAGAAAAATGGCCGAGGTCGCGAAATCATACGTAAAAAGGGTAGTCATCCGGGGGGAGGTCTAA
- a CDS encoding RAD55 family ATPase: MVHIERVRTFIHNFDENLQGGIPKGQVVLITGTPGTMKSSLAYSILYHNALQNGIKSVYMTLEQSKDNLMQQMTSMGMDDERAKEFIHILDLGLIRKSLTQLSAKGTWLQVFKMYADSLKRSIGYELLVVDSLDVLEMAAQIGENRRTELFYLFEWLRNLGVTSFLISETSPEKMLENKYDEGYLADGVISLKLQEIGETDIQRRIRAVKIRSTNHKTGYFSLLFSDGVFRATQVITE, from the coding sequence ATGGTGCACATTGAAAGAGTCAGGACTTTCATCCATAATTTTGATGAGAATCTCCAAGGGGGTATTCCAAAAGGGCAAGTCGTCTTGATCACGGGAACGCCTGGGACGATGAAGTCCTCCCTTGCATATAGTATCCTCTACCATAACGCGCTCCAAAACGGGATCAAGAGCGTCTACATGACACTCGAGCAATCGAAAGACAACCTGATGCAACAGATGACGAGTATGGGCATGGATGATGAAAGAGCAAAGGAGTTTATTCATATTCTGGACCTCGGGCTTATCAGAAAAAGTCTAACCCAGTTGAGCGCAAAAGGGACATGGTTGCAGGTCTTTAAAATGTATGCGGACAGTCTCAAACGTAGCATCGGTTATGAGCTACTGGTGGTGGACTCCCTCGATGTATTGGAAATGGCTGCCCAGATAGGCGAAAACAGGCGTACCGAGCTCTTCTATCTCTTCGAATGGCTGAGGAATCTCGGCGTCACCTCATTCCTTATATCTGAGACGTCTCCAGAAAAAATGCTTGAAAACAAATATGACGAAGGGTACTTAGCAGATGGTGTTATCAGCTTGAAACTGCAGGAAATTGGCGAGACGGACATTCAGCGGAGGATTAGGGCGGTCAAGATCAGAAGTACGAACCACAAGACCGGGTACTTCTCCTTGCTCTTCAGCGATGGTGTGTTCAGAGCGACTCAGGTTATAACTGAATGA
- a CDS encoding FAD-dependent oxidoreductase, whose amino-acid sequence MSIKPVAVIGGGISGVQAALDVANAGVRVLLIERGPALGGHMAKLDKTFPTNDCSACILSPKLVEASRHPLITIMTMAEVIALDGEAPNFKLTVRRTPRYVREDRCVACGACAEKCPVKVLNEFDEGMSERKAIYLPYPQATPLKYLIDSSHCLYLNKKRCGVCSKICPANAVDFDERSTTEVLEVSSVIVAAGFELLTPQELPHLQCSQHPRILTSLEFERLLSASGPTGGKLVVPSINSVPKRIVFAQCVGSRDLRFRPYCSRFCCMASIKQGLVALEHDPSIQSIWICHMGLRTYGKGFDRYLARARREGIKFVKGKVAEILENGEGLQVRVENVRTGTVESIEADMVVLAVAASPPKGLSDLAKALGIKIAADGFIAVEKPFSVKTTRDGVYAAGCCTGPKDISDSVATASAAASYALMVSRESWKLESGTEIKTVTEERKIEPSRSEERRVGVFVCRCGTNIASVVDIDKVVEALKNTPGVSYVNEHLFMCSDSALKMLSEAINQERLNRIVIASCTPRTHESLFRASIEKSGLNPYLFEMVNIREHCAWVHMKEKEKATKKAITLIRAAIAKALLLEPLEPGQTDVTNRALVVGGGPAGLKAASDLLRQGFEVVLVEKSDKLGGSLLSIEHHDVGPDQGEVLRALISPVNKEKFKIWTNCTVKAVNGGVGDFSIVLSNGIEIHAGVIILAPGASLKCNDQKIIKGSITSVELDEKIRQSESLPDRITFIQCIGARNETRGCSRFCCYKTLHQAIELRRRGKEVNILYTDLMYYERGAEELYYEACLKGVRFFEYDTIIDFQNNRLLFNSVHDGLISLETDLVVEVDILIPGDSIADLSKILRVSTDEEGFFLEKHPKLAPVEFSTEGLFVAGCAQYPKNLDEAITAGSAAAAKAATILSHKRILTSPMICVVDESRCRGCGECEAICKFGAARLITEGTVRKSRINGTICKGCGTCAASCPANAIEVKGFTHDQMKEMITALLEGSE is encoded by the coding sequence TTGTCGATTAAGCCAGTCGCGGTCATTGGAGGGGGCATTTCCGGCGTCCAGGCCGCACTCGACGTTGCGAATGCTGGAGTACGGGTACTGTTGATTGAAAGGGGGCCAGCCCTGGGCGGCCACATGGCCAAACTCGACAAGACCTTCCCGACGAACGATTGCTCCGCTTGCATCCTATCTCCGAAGTTAGTTGAGGCGAGTAGGCACCCACTGATCACGATCATGACGATGGCGGAGGTCATCGCCCTAGACGGTGAGGCGCCGAACTTCAAATTGACGGTCCGTAGGACGCCTCGATATGTGCGTGAGGATCGATGCGTGGCATGCGGGGCCTGTGCAGAGAAATGTCCAGTAAAAGTACTAAATGAATTCGACGAAGGTATGAGCGAAAGGAAGGCGATCTATCTTCCCTATCCACAGGCCACCCCCCTCAAGTACCTTATTGATTCGTCGCACTGCCTTTATTTGAACAAGAAGAGGTGCGGTGTCTGCAGTAAGATTTGTCCTGCGAATGCGGTTGATTTTGATGAGCGGTCTACGACTGAAGTGCTGGAGGTCTCGTCGGTCATTGTCGCTGCTGGTTTCGAACTCTTAACACCGCAGGAACTCCCCCACCTACAGTGTTCGCAGCACCCTCGCATACTTACTTCTCTCGAGTTCGAACGCCTGCTGAGTGCATCCGGCCCCACGGGCGGAAAATTGGTCGTTCCGTCGATAAACTCGGTGCCGAAGCGCATCGTTTTCGCCCAGTGTGTTGGCTCAAGGGATTTGAGATTTCGCCCTTATTGCTCAAGATTTTGCTGTATGGCATCCATTAAACAGGGACTGGTTGCGCTTGAGCACGACCCGTCAATCCAAAGCATCTGGATTTGCCATATGGGACTTCGAACTTATGGCAAAGGATTTGACCGTTATCTGGCAAGGGCAAGGCGGGAGGGCATCAAATTTGTTAAGGGAAAAGTCGCGGAAATTCTGGAGAATGGGGAAGGACTTCAAGTCAGAGTCGAGAATGTAAGAACTGGGACGGTTGAATCAATTGAGGCCGATATGGTCGTCCTTGCCGTTGCGGCATCCCCGCCAAAGGGACTTTCGGACCTTGCAAAAGCCCTCGGCATCAAAATTGCCGCGGATGGCTTTATCGCTGTTGAGAAACCTTTTTCTGTAAAAACGACGAGGGATGGTGTCTACGCGGCAGGGTGTTGCACGGGTCCAAAGGACATCTCAGACAGTGTCGCCACAGCGTCTGCAGCTGCATCCTATGCTCTTATGGTTTCACGGGAATCATGGAAGTTGGAGAGCGGAACCGAGATAAAAACAGTCACGGAAGAAAGAAAAATCGAGCCCTCGAGATCGGAGGAAAGGAGAGTTGGTGTTTTCGTCTGTAGATGTGGCACGAATATCGCGTCAGTTGTTGATATCGACAAAGTCGTTGAGGCTTTGAAAAACACTCCTGGGGTTTCATATGTCAATGAGCACCTTTTTATGTGTTCTGACAGTGCCTTGAAGATGCTGTCAGAAGCGATCAATCAGGAAAGGCTCAACAGGATTGTTATCGCGTCGTGTACGCCACGAACACATGAATCCCTGTTCCGCGCCTCGATCGAGAAGAGCGGACTTAATCCGTATCTTTTTGAAATGGTCAACATCAGAGAACACTGCGCATGGGTCCATATGAAGGAAAAAGAAAAAGCGACGAAAAAGGCGATCACATTGATCAGGGCTGCAATCGCTAAGGCGTTGTTGCTCGAGCCGCTGGAGCCCGGGCAAACCGATGTGACGAATCGAGCGCTAGTCGTTGGGGGAGGACCCGCTGGCCTGAAGGCTGCATCGGATCTCCTTCGACAGGGGTTCGAGGTAGTTCTCGTGGAAAAATCCGACAAACTCGGTGGTTCGCTGCTTTCGATCGAGCATCATGATGTCGGTCCAGATCAGGGCGAAGTGCTTCGAGCGCTTATTTCTCCGGTCAATAAGGAGAAGTTCAAGATATGGACAAACTGCACCGTGAAGGCAGTTAACGGTGGGGTTGGCGATTTCAGCATCGTCCTTTCTAATGGCATCGAGATTCACGCCGGGGTAATTATCCTGGCGCCTGGTGCATCGCTCAAGTGTAATGACCAGAAGATCATCAAGGGTTCGATTACAAGTGTGGAACTCGATGAGAAAATCAGACAAAGTGAATCACTCCCAGATCGTATCACATTCATCCAATGTATCGGTGCAAGGAATGAGACACGCGGTTGCTCAAGATTTTGTTGTTATAAGACTCTGCACCAGGCAATCGAACTGCGTAGGCGGGGGAAAGAAGTCAACATTTTATATACAGACCTAATGTACTATGAGCGGGGCGCGGAAGAATTATATTACGAGGCGTGTCTCAAAGGCGTGCGTTTTTTTGAATACGACACGATCATTGACTTTCAGAATAACCGTCTCCTTTTTAACTCCGTCCATGACGGGCTGATTTCATTGGAAACAGATCTTGTTGTTGAAGTTGATATCCTTATCCCTGGTGATTCAATCGCAGATCTAAGTAAAATCTTGAGGGTTTCGACGGACGAAGAGGGATTTTTTTTGGAAAAACATCCAAAACTCGCCCCAGTCGAATTTTCGACTGAAGGACTCTTCGTTGCTGGTTGTGCCCAGTACCCGAAGAATCTCGACGAAGCGATAACTGCGGGCTCTGCGGCCGCGGCAAAGGCTGCTACTATCCTCTCACATAAAAGAATTCTGACGTCCCCGATGATCTGTGTTGTGGACGAGAGCAGATGTAGGGGATGCGGTGAGTGTGAGGCGATCTGCAAATTCGGGGCAGCTCGCCTGATAACTGAAGGGACTGTCAGAAAATCAAGAATCAACGGGACGATTTGCAAAGGCTGTGGCACATGTGCAGCTTCCTGCCCCGCGAATGCGATTGAGGTAAAGGGGTTCACGCACGATCAAATGAAAGAGATGATCACGGCGTTGCTTGAGGGGTCAGAATGA
- a CDS encoding hydrogenase iron-sulfur subunit: protein MTWLPKIIAFCCNWCAYAGADTAGLSRFQYPPSIRILRVMCTGRIEPSMILNCFEQGADGVMVLGCHPGDCHYISGNESAKSRIEMTLEIMEILGIDKRRLLLKWISASEGALFAETAKDFTEVIRSLGPLRGEPQDGQR from the coding sequence ATGACTTGGCTTCCGAAAATCATCGCATTTTGTTGTAACTGGTGTGCCTATGCGGGTGCAGACACAGCAGGGCTGTCAAGATTTCAATATCCTCCGAGTATCAGAATTCTCCGCGTGATGTGCACAGGTCGGATTGAACCTTCAATGATTCTCAATTGTTTTGAGCAGGGCGCCGATGGTGTGATGGTTCTCGGATGTCATCCAGGCGATTGTCATTACATCTCGGGCAATGAATCTGCAAAAAGCAGAATTGAAATGACCTTGGAGATCATGGAGATCCTTGGCATCGACAAGAGAAGGCTTCTGTTAAAATGGATATCTGCATCTGAAGGCGCCCTCTTTGCCGAAACTGCAAAGGATTTCACAGAAGTGATACGGTCGCTCGGTCCTTTAAGAGGTGAACCTCAAGATGGACAAAGATAG
- a CDS encoding (Fe-S)-binding protein encodes MDKDRIEEYGIRQCIDCGKCSWACPVSHRENDFSPRSIVENLLVGDKKLLGREMWDCVTCGTCSALCNSNVKFHEFMRTVRKLSVERASPMITHGDIFNFISLLSSKPYLRPRTLNWLSPDIKVSEDSRALLFVGCTPYLNIIFKNLNIDFLQIPRAAVKLLNAVGIEPRVLESERCCGHDQYWLGNDDLFIQLAGLNLKAIESSGAEEVITFCPECYSTLKFVYPRFFGSLDFEVRNLTAMMGDAVDSGVLSLTEDSSLSTTFHDPCRLAKHSNIIEEPRRVLRAIGRFFEMPRSRHTSVCCGVASWVNCDSWTKRWQLERIEEARATGAGALVTACPKCLAHLSCAQYEKNSCGESRRFDIVDIHVLAASRIFSTE; translated from the coding sequence ATGGACAAAGATAGGATTGAAGAATATGGGATAAGACAATGTATTGACTGCGGGAAGTGTTCCTGGGCTTGTCCAGTGTCCCACCGCGAGAACGATTTTTCGCCACGATCGATCGTCGAAAATCTCTTGGTTGGCGATAAGAAGCTGCTGGGAAGAGAGATGTGGGACTGCGTCACATGTGGGACCTGTAGTGCTCTTTGCAACTCTAACGTTAAATTCCATGAGTTCATGAGAACGGTCAGAAAACTATCCGTCGAGCGTGCATCACCAATGATCACCCACGGCGATATATTCAATTTCATTTCACTGCTCTCTTCAAAGCCGTATCTCCGACCTAGGACTTTGAACTGGTTATCTCCTGATATAAAAGTTAGCGAGGACTCGAGAGCGCTATTGTTCGTTGGCTGCACGCCCTATCTTAATATCATTTTCAAAAACCTCAATATCGATTTCCTTCAAATCCCTAGAGCAGCGGTGAAGCTGCTCAATGCGGTCGGAATTGAGCCGCGTGTCCTAGAATCGGAAAGGTGTTGTGGGCACGATCAGTACTGGCTTGGCAATGACGACTTATTTATTCAGCTCGCTGGTTTGAATTTGAAAGCGATTGAATCATCAGGGGCCGAAGAAGTCATCACGTTCTGCCCAGAGTGTTACTCAACGCTCAAGTTCGTTTACCCAAGGTTTTTCGGCTCCCTCGATTTCGAGGTCAGGAATCTGACGGCGATGATGGGAGACGCAGTTGATAGTGGAGTTCTTTCTCTGACAGAAGATAGCAGTCTGTCGACAACGTTTCACGATCCATGTAGGCTAGCCAAGCATTCAAATATTATCGAGGAACCGAGGAGGGTCTTACGGGCGATCGGCAGATTCTTTGAAATGCCCAGGTCCAGGCATACAAGCGTATGTTGTGGTGTCGCATCTTGGGTGAACTGTGACTCGTGGACAAAGCGTTGGCAGCTTGAGCGAATTGAAGAGGCCAGGGCAACGGGAGCTGGAGCACTCGTTACAGCATGCCCAAAATGTCTAGCGCACCTCTCTTGTGCTCAATATGAAAAGAATAGCTGCGGCGAATCCCGTCGATTTGACATCGTCGATATCCATGTCCTTGCGGCCTCCCGGATATTTTCAACCGAGTGA
- a CDS encoding hydrogenase iron-sulfur subunit, protein MIGLFICHCGTNIAGVVNIESLKEHFSSESTYVLDHLFLCSKAGQEMIINAVKENHLDKVVIAACSPKHHGEIFKECLGQVINPYLWEMVNIREQCAWTTSDQSLATEKAKALIHGAVERVKFHEPIYSIRVPLKRSVAVIGAGIAGIHAALELADKGIDVELIEMQPIIGGNMVRLNRTFPTDDCAMCTISPILNRVMMHRKIRLWTMTDVEEVRGRPGEYHIRLKRRARFVDYDKCTGCGNCSKGDLEVRWPLPAEPYLVDRLRIDPERCTGCGACVKKCGTAALTQPAPKEKPKYDTLKCNGCWDCVRVCRFDAISVINVCPVVVPNEFDLGLGLRKAIYIPNPQSVPLKYLRDPDHCLRLKGLMDCRGCIEVCGPGAIRDGDVEQVFEITVGAVIVATGYREYDLSGSEYQTEHPNVITGLQLERMLSPAGPTQGKLVKPSDGTAPKSVTFVQCAGSRDTKRREYCSKICCMYAVKNASLIKRDHPEIDVKVCYIDLRASGRGYEEYFDRAREIGVEFIRGNVGEIVPIGHQLVVKCEDTFLGRPREIVSDLVVLSVAMEPSEGTQRIARIASLVTGKDGFIAPVHVKIAPVDTALSGIFVCGTAEAPKPIQECITDAGTAASRTSNFLKEDGLIVDLVTAVIDQARCIRCGKCAEICSYDAIRNDEGKYEVIEIACKACGKCAADCPSNAIDLRFNNDLQLESAAAGIIEYDTDSIIAYACEQCGYNAADLAGAAKYYYSTAIKIVKVPCSGRVSLAQMLLPFEYGAKGVMIAACLDGQCHFIDGNRDAAKRVEVAKRVLDLMGVGGHRLQFF, encoded by the coding sequence ATGATCGGCCTCTTCATCTGCCATTGCGGAACGAATATCGCTGGTGTCGTCAACATAGAGTCGCTGAAAGAACATTTCTCATCGGAGAGCACATATGTGCTGGATCACCTTTTTCTTTGCTCGAAGGCTGGCCAAGAGATGATTATCAATGCAGTAAAGGAGAATCATCTCGACAAGGTTGTCATTGCCGCTTGTTCGCCGAAGCATCACGGTGAGATTTTCAAAGAATGCCTAGGTCAAGTTATCAACCCCTATCTGTGGGAAATGGTCAATATCAGGGAACAATGTGCTTGGACGACGAGCGACCAATCCCTTGCGACCGAGAAGGCGAAAGCACTCATCCACGGTGCGGTCGAGAGGGTGAAATTTCATGAGCCAATTTACTCAATCAGGGTCCCTCTCAAAAGGAGCGTTGCTGTGATAGGGGCTGGCATTGCGGGGATTCATGCGGCGCTTGAACTCGCGGACAAGGGCATCGACGTTGAACTTATTGAAATGCAGCCAATCATCGGCGGGAATATGGTTAGACTCAACCGCACTTTCCCGACAGACGACTGCGCGATGTGCACGATTTCACCAATCTTGAACAGGGTGATGATGCACCGAAAGATCAGATTGTGGACGATGACGGACGTCGAGGAGGTGCGCGGTCGGCCTGGTGAGTACCACATTCGATTGAAAAGGAGAGCGAGGTTTGTCGATTACGACAAGTGCACGGGTTGTGGCAACTGTTCGAAAGGTGACCTTGAGGTCAGGTGGCCCCTACCCGCGGAACCGTATTTGGTCGACCGGCTCCGCATCGACCCCGAAAGATGCACTGGTTGTGGAGCTTGTGTGAAAAAATGTGGGACGGCCGCACTCACCCAACCTGCACCAAAGGAGAAACCGAAATACGATACCTTGAAATGCAACGGATGCTGGGATTGTGTCAGAGTGTGTCGGTTCGACGCGATATCAGTCATCAATGTCTGCCCCGTCGTTGTTCCAAATGAATTCGACCTTGGTCTTGGTCTAAGAAAAGCAATCTACATACCAAATCCGCAATCCGTCCCTTTGAAATATCTGCGTGATCCAGATCATTGTTTGAGATTAAAGGGACTGATGGACTGCAGGGGTTGCATCGAGGTATGCGGGCCCGGTGCAATCCGTGATGGGGATGTGGAACAGGTTTTTGAAATCACGGTAGGGGCTGTCATTGTTGCAACGGGATATAGGGAGTATGATCTGAGTGGGAGCGAGTATCAAACCGAGCATCCAAACGTCATTACAGGATTGCAACTTGAGCGGATGTTGAGTCCAGCCGGACCAACACAGGGCAAGTTGGTGAAGCCCAGCGATGGAACAGCGCCGAAGAGTGTGACGTTCGTACAATGCGCAGGATCGAGGGATACGAAACGAAGAGAGTACTGCTCGAAAATCTGTTGCATGTATGCGGTGAAGAATGCGAGTCTCATTAAGAGAGATCATCCTGAAATCGATGTGAAAGTTTGCTACATCGATCTGCGAGCTTCTGGCAGAGGATATGAGGAATACTTCGACAGAGCGAGGGAGATCGGTGTTGAGTTTATACGTGGAAATGTTGGCGAGATCGTTCCAATCGGCCATCAGCTAGTCGTCAAGTGTGAAGATACCTTCCTCGGTCGGCCACGTGAAATCGTTAGTGATCTCGTTGTGCTTTCAGTTGCAATGGAGCCGTCTGAAGGTACGCAGCGAATTGCGAGGATCGCTTCGCTGGTCACAGGGAAGGATGGTTTTATCGCGCCAGTCCACGTGAAAATCGCACCCGTTGACACTGCATTGTCCGGTATCTTCGTTTGCGGAACGGCCGAAGCCCCGAAGCCGATACAGGAATGCATTACTGATGCTGGAACCGCTGCATCTCGCACTTCAAATTTCCTGAAGGAAGACGGACTTATCGTTGATTTGGTCACCGCAGTAATCGACCAGGCGCGTTGCATCCGGTGTGGAAAGTGCGCCGAAATATGTTCATATGATGCCATCAGAAATGATGAAGGCAAATACGAAGTGATCGAAATTGCGTGCAAGGCATGCGGCAAATGTGCAGCGGACTGCCCTTCAAACGCGATTGACCTCAGATTCAACAACGATCTTCAACTGGAATCGGCAGCTGCTGGCATCATTGAATATGATACCGATTCGATTATCGCCTACGCATGCGAACAGTGTGGGTATAATGCGGCAGACCTTGCTGGTGCGGCAAAATATTATTATTCAACAGCGATAAAAATTGTTAAGGTGCCGTGTAGCGGAAGGGTATCGCTCGCACAAATGTTGCTTCCTTTTGAATATGGCGCGAAAGGGGTCATGATCGCTGCGTGCCTCGATGGTCAATGCCATTTCATCGATGGAAATAGAGACGCGGCTAAGAGAGTAGAAGTGGCAAAGAGAGTGCTCGATCTTATGGGCGTTGGTGGCCATCGACTTCAATTTTTCA
- the gvpD gene encoding gas vesicle protein GvpD, whose translation MKKRYECPRCGAGIRPDDIQCDRCGEILKPIEPQADTMPVSVTVEKVISEEEIPIVFGQSEYLSLSRQKQLLAQKEKEIAKREKELMERENRLMEAIESLERDNRALEEAMKRCTEFEAELRAREKILRDREKELDALAEKLERSMRELEISTDSGRKMRVSTEEFEKLLALREDYQKAIEEGLSRMRKQVEEELRERFEKLSQLEQQLRAAEASFERKITSATEIAERGVAEEPEESVASIVDISKIVDELKKEIDVQIGAGFAEKPKDVKIRTHIERLDVALDGGIPKGSVVLVNGIAGTMKSTLTYAILHNCAVLDNINSMYFSLEQSRESLIRQMERLGMPREKSRDRLMVVDMIDLRKRMAKEKGDWRSILMRYVSNVKKEWDFQLFVLDSLDSFKSLADYELTRQDLKDIFDWFKSLDITVFLISEKPIASMLENSESEVYLADGVIELHMKELDHGRMQRWLRVMKMRGSNIDPRYFSFSHDGTRFSISVPIVNRDGPS comes from the coding sequence ATGAAAAAGCGCTATGAATGCCCGAGATGCGGCGCTGGCATTAGGCCTGATGATATCCAATGTGATCGATGCGGCGAGATTTTGAAGCCAATCGAGCCGCAGGCCGATACGATGCCCGTTTCGGTTACTGTCGAGAAAGTCATCAGCGAGGAGGAAATACCTATCGTATTCGGACAGTCGGAGTACTTGTCACTCTCAAGACAGAAGCAACTACTGGCCCAAAAGGAAAAAGAGATCGCAAAAAGAGAAAAAGAGTTAATGGAAAGAGAAAATCGACTGATGGAGGCGATCGAATCCCTCGAGAGGGATAATCGTGCACTTGAAGAGGCGATGAAGCGGTGCACGGAATTTGAGGCGGAACTCCGCGCCCGTGAGAAGATACTTAGGGACAGGGAAAAGGAACTGGACGCACTTGCAGAGAAACTTGAAAGGAGCATGAGGGAACTCGAAATCTCGACGGATTCAGGCAGGAAGATGAGAGTCAGTACAGAGGAATTTGAGAAGCTCCTCGCGTTGAGGGAAGATTATCAAAAAGCGATAGAAGAAGGACTATCAAGAATGAGAAAACAGGTGGAGGAGGAGCTGCGAGAGAGATTTGAGAAGCTTTCGCAACTTGAACAGCAGCTCAGAGCGGCAGAAGCTTCCTTTGAGAGAAAGATCACATCGGCGACAGAAATTGCTGAGAGAGGAGTTGCCGAAGAGCCAGAAGAGTCCGTTGCTAGCATTGTAGATATCAGTAAGATCGTCGACGAGCTCAAAAAGGAAATCGACGTCCAGATCGGGGCGGGATTCGCAGAGAAGCCTAAGGATGTGAAAATCCGTACACACATCGAAAGGCTCGATGTGGCTCTCGATGGTGGAATACCGAAGGGAAGCGTTGTGCTTGTCAACGGCATCGCGGGCACGATGAAATCGACACTCACCTATGCGATCCTCCACAACTGCGCTGTCCTGGATAATATTAACAGCATGTATTTTTCGCTTGAACAGAGCCGAGAATCACTTATCCGGCAGATGGAACGACTGGGAATGCCGAGAGAGAAATCTAGGGACAGGTTGATGGTTGTAGATATGATCGATTTACGCAAACGGATGGCAAAGGAAAAGGGGGACTGGCGTAGTATCCTCATGAGATACGTGAGCAACGTCAAGAAAGAATGGGACTTCCAGCTGTTCGTGCTCGATTCACTAGACTCTTTCAAGTCGCTAGCTGATTACGAACTCACGAGACAGGATCTGAAGGATATTTTCGACTGGTTCAAATCACTAGACATAACTGTCTTCTTGATTTCTGAAAAACCCATCGCTTCAATGCTTGAAAACTCCGAGAGCGAAGTTTATCTGGCTGATGGAGTGATCGAACTCCACATGAAGGAACTGGATCATGGACGAATGCAGCGATGGCTGAGGGTGATGAAGATGAGGGGTTCGAACATCGATCCGCGCTACTTTTCGTTCTCGCATGACGGGACTCGGTTCAGCATCTCAGTGCCGATCGTGAACAGAGATGGTCCCTCCTGA
- the gvpD gene encoding gas vesicle protein GvpD: MSSNEKIKTFVDGFDKILEGGIPTGHIVLIAGTPGTMKSSLTYYILYHHALENGKTGVYVTLEQSRESLLRQMEKMGMPTEPVKDKLHVLDLSLIRKKLRQISGAGSWLQVFKAYLQNLNENLRYELLAIDSLDVLETMSEISNRRTELFYLFQWMKELKSTVFLISEASPEKILEGTYDEGYLSDGVITLKMQVVRDVETQRRIRCVKMRETNHDPSYYTLLFSGNKFQVTKVISE; the protein is encoded by the coding sequence TTGAGTTCAAATGAAAAGATAAAGACCTTTGTTGACGGTTTTGACAAAATACTGGAAGGGGGAATACCCACTGGTCACATTGTTCTCATTGCTGGCACTCCTGGAACTATGAAGTCCTCACTCACGTATTACATTCTTTACCATCATGCACTCGAGAACGGGAAAACTGGTGTTTACGTGACCTTGGAGCAATCACGAGAAAGCCTCCTTCGACAAATGGAAAAAATGGGAATGCCGACAGAACCCGTCAAGGACAAGTTGCACGTTCTCGACCTCAGTTTAATAAGAAAGAAATTGAGGCAGATCTCTGGTGCTGGCTCATGGCTCCAAGTTTTCAAAGCCTACCTCCAGAATTTGAATGAAAATCTGAGATATGAACTGCTGGCAATCGATTCGCTCGATGTACTTGAAACGATGTCAGAAATATCAAACAGGAGGACAGAGCTTTTCTATTTGTTCCAATGGATGAAGGAACTCAAATCTACCGTTTTCCTGATTTCTGAGGCTTCGCCTGAAAAGATCCTCGAGGGTACTTATGACGAAGGATATCTCTCTGATGGGGTTATCACCCTGAAAATGCAAGTTGTTAGGGATGTTGAGACTCAAAGGCGCATCAGATGTGTCAAGATGAGAGAGACAAACCACGACCCTTCATACTATACCTTGTTGTTCAGCGGTAATAAGTTCCAGGTAACAAAAGTCATAAGCGAATGA